A genomic window from Cucumis melo cultivar AY chromosome 8, USDA_Cmelo_AY_1.0, whole genome shotgun sequence includes:
- the LOC103497264 gene encoding lycopene beta cyclase, chloroplastic (The RefSeq protein has 3 substitutions compared to this genomic sequence), which produces MDTLLKINNKYGFLKPLHGVSEKLSGVRGTKFHGQEFGFGQRKGRLKLRKGGCVGVRNSALLELVPETKKENLEFELPMFDPSKGLVVDLVVVGGGPAGLAVAQQVSEAGLSVCAIDPSPKLIWPNNYGVWVDEFEAMDLLDCLDTTWSGAVVFTNEQSTKDLSRPYGRVNRKQLESKMLQKCISNGVKFHEAKVIKVIHEKFKSLIICNDGVTIQAAIVLDATGFSRCLVQYDKPYNPGYQVAYGILAEVEEHPFDVNKMVFMDWRDSHLNNNMILKDRNSKIPTFLYAMPFSSNRIFLEETSLVARPGLQMSDIQERMEARLKHLGIKVKSIEEDEHCVIPMGGPLPVLPQRVVGIGGTAGMVHPSTGYMVARTLAAAPIVASAIVRCLGSDGRFRGDAISSEVWKDLWPIERRRQREFFCFGMDILLKLDLKGTRRFFDAFFDLEPRYWHGFSSSRLFLPELLLFGLSLFSHASNASRLEIMAKGTPSLVNMIGNLVKDRD; this is translated from the coding sequence ATGGATACTTTGCTTAAAATCAATAACAAGTATGGTTTTCTAAAACCATTACATGGGGTTTCAGAAAAATTGAGTGGTGTGAGGGGTACAAAGTTTCATGGTCAGGAATTTGGATTTGGTCAAAGAAAGGGTCGTCTGAAATTGAGGAAAGGGGGTTGTGTTGGTGTGAGAAATAGTGCTCTTTTGGAGCTTGTTCCTGAAACCAAGAAGGAGAATCTTGAGTTTGAACTTCCTATGTTTGATCCTTCGAAGGGCCTTGTTGTCGATCTCGTGGTTGTGGGTGGTGGCCCTGCAGGGCTTGCTGTTGCACAACAGGTCTCAGAGGCAGGTCTTTCAGTTTGTGCAATTGACCCATCCCCCAAGTTGATTTGGCCCAACAATTATGGGGTTTGGGTGGATGAATTTGAGGCCATGGATTTGCTTGATTGTCTTGACACGACTTGGTCCGGTGCTGTTGTGTTCACCAATGAACAATCAACAAAAGATCTTTCTCGACCTTATGGGAGGGTTAATAGAAAGCAGCTCAAGTCAAAAATGTTGcagaaatgcatttccaatggtgTTAAGTTCCATGAAGCTAAAGTTATTAAAGTTATACATGAGGAGTTCAAATCTTTGATAATTTGCAATGATGGAGTGACCATTCAAGCTGCCATTGTTCTTGATGCTACTGGCTTCTCTCGATGCCTTGTCCAATATGATAAGCCCTACAATCCAGGCTACCAAGTAGCTTATGGGATTTTAGCTGAGGTGGAGGAACATCCATTCGACGTTAACAAGATGGTCTTTATGGACTGGAGGGATTCACATCTGAACAATAATATGATTTTGAAGGACCGAAATAGCAAAATTCCTACATTTCTTTATGCAATGCCCTTTTCATCAAATCGGATATTTCTAGAAGAAACTTCTCTGGTAGCTCGACCGGGATTACAAATGAGCGATATCCAGGAAAGAATGGAGGCAAGATTGAAGCACTTGGGAATAAAAGTGAAAAGCATTGAAGAGGATGAGCATTGTGTCATCCCAATGGGTGGACCGCTGCCAGTTCTTCCTCAAAGAGTTGTTGGAATTGGTGGAACAGCAGGGATGGTGCACCCTTCAACTGGATATATGGTAGCAAGAACTCTAGCAGCGGCACCTATTGTTGCTAGTGCAATAGTTCGATGCCTTGGTTCAGATGGACGTTTCAGGGGTGATGCGATATCCTCTGAAGTTTGGAAAGATCTATGGCCCATTGAAAGGAGGAGACAGAGGGAGTTTTTCTGTTTTGGGATGGATATCTTGTTGAAGCTGGATCTAAAGGGTACAAGAAGGTTTTTTGATGCATTTTTTGATCTCGAACCTCGTTATTGGCATGGATTCTTGTCATCACGACTGTTTCTTCCCGAGCTGTTACTCTTTGGGCTTTCCTTATTCTCTCACGCATCTAATGCCTCCAGGCTTGAAATCATGGCAAAGGGAACTCCATCTTTGGTAAACATGATCGGCAATCTGGTAAAGGATAGAGACTGA